In Oscillospiraceae bacterium, one DNA window encodes the following:
- a CDS encoding energy-coupled thiamine transporter ThiT: MAMQKIRNKKLLVLAEGAVMVALSAVLSLLRIPVGPEGGSIDFAMIPLMIYALRRGVFSGLMAGAVAGMIQYFNEGYAVNIWSLIMDYPLAYMMVGLAGLMMLKKSAGGWALGAVIGGFARWLVHIVSGVVFYASFAAPKVWFMHTPTVWLYSAAYNALYMIPGIVIAAAACAALAKPLSKALME, translated from the coding sequence ATGGCAATGCAAAAAATCAGAAACAAAAAGCTGCTCGTGCTTGCCGAAGGCGCCGTCATGGTCGCGCTGTCGGCGGTGCTGAGTTTGCTGCGCATCCCGGTCGGCCCCGAGGGCGGCTCCATCGACTTCGCGATGATTCCGTTGATGATCTACGCGCTGCGGCGCGGGGTTTTTTCGGGGCTCATGGCGGGCGCGGTGGCCGGTATGATCCAATATTTCAACGAGGGGTACGCGGTCAACATCTGGTCGCTCATCATGGATTATCCGCTCGCGTATATGATGGTCGGGCTGGCGGGGCTGATGATGCTCAAAAAGAGCGCGGGCGGCTGGGCGCTCGGCGCGGTCATCGGCGGATTCGCGCGATGGCTCGTCCACATCGTCAGCGGCGTGGTCTTTTACGCGAGCTTCGCGGCGCCGAAGGTCTGGTTTATGCACACGCCGACGGTCTGGCTCTATTCGGCGGCCTATAACGCGCTCTATATGATTCCGGGCATCGTGATCGCGGCGGCTGCCTGCGCGGCGCTCGCAAAACCGTTATCCAAAGCGCTGATGGAGTAG
- a CDS encoding sigma-70 family RNA polymerase sigma factor, producing MAGSEKLKSRANEKFRSPQRELLITENLGLVRAAAYRFRGRGIDYDDLFQAGCVGLCKAADGFESERGLRFSTYAVPAILGEIKRQFRDGGSIKIGRALKQLSMNALRAREEYCRENGCEPTVSELAVLLGVEPETAADAIQAAAPTISLTVSNEEDEESQLDIPVPFEEEQLTDRLSLIKAMKELEEDDRELLRLRYFCMLTQTQAAKRLKMTQVQVSRREKKLLTSLRKMLG from the coding sequence GTGGCAGGGTCGGAAAAATTGAAGAGCAGGGCAAACGAAAAGTTCCGGTCGCCGCAGCGCGAGCTGCTGATTACCGAAAATCTCGGCCTTGTCCGGGCGGCCGCGTACCGTTTTCGGGGGCGCGGAATCGATTATGACGATCTGTTCCAGGCCGGATGCGTGGGATTATGCAAAGCGGCGGACGGATTCGAGTCCGAGCGGGGGCTGCGATTCTCGACTTACGCGGTGCCCGCGATTCTGGGAGAGATCAAACGCCAGTTCCGGGACGGCGGTTCAATCAAAATCGGACGGGCTTTAAAGCAGCTTTCGATGAACGCGCTGCGTGCGCGCGAGGAATATTGCCGCGAAAACGGCTGCGAGCCGACGGTGTCGGAACTCGCGGTTTTGCTCGGCGTGGAGCCCGAGACGGCGGCAGACGCGATTCAGGCCGCCGCGCCGACGATCTCACTGACGGTCAGCAACGAGGAGGACGAGGAGAGCCAGCTGGACATCCCCGTGCCGTTCGAGGAGGAACAGCTGACCGACCGCCTGTCGCTGATCAAGGCGATGAAGGAGCTTGAAGAAGACGACCGCGAACTGCTCCGGCTGCGTTATTTTTGCATGCTGACCCAGACCCAGGCGGCGAAACGGTTGAAAATGACCCAGGTGCAGGTCTCGCGCCGCGAAAAAAAGTTATTGACGTCTCTGCGAAAAATGTTGGGTTGA
- the spoIIAB gene encoding anti-sigma F factor: MKVINKMRLTVPAKSVNESFLRAIAGCFAAQADPPCDVISDVKTAVSEAVTNCIVHAYPSSSGEIVMAAKLTSDGVLYIKISDKGRGIADVRQAMEPLFTTSTSGERSGLGFTVMQQFSDGVAVRSKPGRGTSVTLKKRLISPDAEKKSDRKGR; this comes from the coding sequence ATGAAAGTGATCAACAAAATGCGTCTGACGGTTCCGGCCAAGTCGGTTAACGAGAGTTTTTTGAGAGCGATTGCCGGCTGCTTCGCGGCGCAGGCCGATCCGCCCTGCGACGTCATTTCGGACGTCAAAACGGCGGTGAGCGAGGCAGTGACCAACTGCATCGTTCACGCCTATCCGAGCAGTTCGGGTGAGATCGTCATGGCGGCCAAACTGACTTCGGACGGGGTGCTTTACATAAAGATCTCGGACAAGGGGCGCGGCATCGCCGACGTCAGGCAGGCGATGGAGCCGCTGTTTACCACGTCGACAAGCGGTGAGCGCTCGGGACTCGGGTTCACGGTGATGCAGCAGTTTTCCGACGGCGTCGCTGTACGCTCCAAGCCCGGCAGAGGGACTTCCGTGACCTTAAAGAAACGGCTGATCAGTCCGGACGCCGAAAAGAAGTCCGACAGGAAAGGGCGTTAG
- a CDS encoding anti-sigma factor antagonist (This anti-anti-sigma factor, or anti-sigma factor antagonist, belongs to a family that includes characterized members SpoIIAA, RsbV, RsfA, and RsfB.) — translation MLIKIALDRVTVYLSGEIDHHEAARFRPQIDDALMRKRPAEVELDFSDVTFIDSSAIGLVMGRFRVIEAWGGKVAVSGLTARQKRVMKLAGLDRIAEFRESEKGDNTNESDQQNASDGSGQVG, via the coding sequence ATGCTGATTAAAATTGCGCTCGATAGGGTGACTGTCTATCTGAGCGGGGAAATTGACCACCACGAGGCCGCGCGGTTTCGGCCGCAAATCGACGACGCGCTGATGCGCAAACGCCCCGCGGAAGTGGAGCTGGATTTTTCCGACGTGACCTTCATCGACAGTTCGGCCATCGGACTGGTGATGGGGCGGTTTCGCGTGATCGAGGCGTGGGGCGGCAAAGTGGCTGTCAGCGGGCTGACAGCGCGCCAAAAAAGGGTGATGAAACTGGCGGGGCTGGATCGGATCGCGGAATTTCGGGAAAGTGAGAAAGGGGATAATACCAATGAAAGTGATCAACAAAATGCGTCTGACGGTTCCGGCCAAGTCGGTTAA
- the secG gene encoding preprotein translocase subunit SecG: protein MSVFEYVIGGLLLVVSIVLTVVILLQKERASTSNNAFEADTSDSYYSKNSSRTKEAALSRITKILSVAMFVLAIAINIFINVSNNSKNTSSSASSAASGTVSSASGDTALESTLSAVFASSTAASAPASVESAASSVPTASSQG from the coding sequence ATGAGCGTTTTTGAATATGTCATCGGCGGGTTGCTGCTGGTGGTGTCCATTGTGCTCACCGTCGTAATTTTGCTCCAAAAAGAGAGAGCAAGCACCTCCAACAATGCGTTCGAGGCGGATACATCCGACAGCTATTACAGCAAAAACAGCAGCCGCACCAAAGAAGCCGCGCTCAGCCGGATCACCAAGATCCTTTCGGTCGCGATGTTCGTGCTTGCGATCGCCATCAATATTTTCATCAATGTGTCCAACAACTCCAAAAACACTTCCAGCTCCGCGAGCAGCGCCGCGTCCGGCACTGTTTCCTCGGCCTCCGGAGACACCGCGCTCGAGTCCACCCTCAGCGCCGTGTTCGCTTCTTCAACCGCGGCCTCGGCTCCGGCCTCCGTTGAAAGCGCCGCGAGTTCGGTTCCGACCGCTTCGAGCCAGGGTTAG
- the spoIID gene encoding stage II sporulation protein D: MKKLKTGIALAVICMVAAPLLAQAVSKMEEPAGKMSSSEMTTASDIPTMSQFFDAIYAGSSSLNASPASGDESEYKVFLSASGKVIALTPKAYLRGAAAAEMPLEYPDEALKAQIVAAHTYAVSYKIRERSSPTASLAGADISDDPAVGQAYIGDEEIKKLYPDDWEEQIARLDKLVEEVGDLIMVYEGEPIVATYHAISCGKTESAQNIWGAYSPYLVGVDSSGDEQSPDYLSKVMLSTDEVKTALEKAGCELPSDQKKWFEELLRTPAGYVSAAKIGGISLTGLQLRELFGLRSACFEVAYKNSEFTFSVKGWGHGVGMSQYGAGALAKAGKTYSQILKTYYKGISFCEL, translated from the coding sequence ATGAAAAAGCTGAAAACGGGCATTGCGCTTGCAGTAATCTGCATGGTCGCGGCTCCGCTGCTCGCGCAGGCAGTTTCGAAAATGGAGGAGCCGGCCGGAAAGATGAGTTCTTCGGAAATGACGACGGCATCCGATATTCCCACGATGTCGCAGTTCTTTGACGCGATTTATGCCGGTTCGAGTTCCCTGAATGCCTCACCCGCTTCGGGCGACGAGTCGGAGTACAAAGTCTTTTTGTCGGCGAGCGGAAAGGTGATCGCTCTGACCCCGAAGGCATATCTGCGCGGCGCGGCTGCCGCCGAAATGCCGCTCGAATACCCGGATGAAGCTCTGAAAGCCCAGATTGTCGCGGCGCATACCTATGCGGTGAGTTACAAGATCCGCGAGCGCAGCAGCCCTACGGCTTCGCTTGCCGGCGCCGATATCTCCGACGACCCGGCAGTCGGACAGGCGTACATCGGCGATGAGGAGATCAAAAAACTGTATCCCGATGACTGGGAGGAGCAGATCGCACGCCTTGACAAACTGGTTGAAGAGGTGGGTGATCTGATCATGGTTTACGAGGGCGAGCCGATTGTGGCGACTTATCATGCCATCAGCTGCGGCAAGACCGAGAGCGCGCAGAATATCTGGGGCGCCTATTCGCCGTATCTGGTCGGAGTCGACAGTTCCGGGGACGAGCAGTCGCCCGATTATCTGTCAAAAGTGATGCTTTCAACGGATGAGGTGAAAACAGCGCTTGAAAAAGCGGGATGCGAACTGCCCTCGGATCAGAAAAAGTGGTTTGAAGAACTTCTTCGGACGCCTGCCGGGTATGTCAGCGCCGCGAAAATCGGCGGGATTTCGCTGACGGGGCTGCAGCTGCGGGAACTCTTCGGGCTGCGTTCGGCCTGCTTTGAGGTGGCATATAAAAACAGCGAATTCACCTTTTCGGTCAAGGGCTGGGGGCACGGCGTCGGAATGAGCCAATACGGGGCGGGCGCGCTTGCAAAAGCGGGGAAGACCTATTCGCAGATTCTGAAGACCTATTATAAAGGAATCTCATTCTGCGAGCTGTGA
- a CDS encoding DnaD domain protein yields MNYEIVNFSGGFELLKPASAFLKSAGALSLKVLFALLTEGGGSSEAMAARFGCEDKEIRDALAYWIDCGLFSRCGGKLAFAELPEQKKTVQKPLPASIAAVPAMTSDEAAKRIRENEELKFLIEQMQRCFGRLLTQNEVSQTISVCDYSGLPVDVMILLVGYSASVGKTSMAYIKKVAMDWGERGIVTQQQADEQLKALASQSRADEIVTKALDVTGRNLVAREREYANDWVAVLGFDGDMLAEAYSQCALATGKRDFRYIDKILHNWSENGIATLEQAKTFKQSRFSKTSRKKADEEANGEFLKNALSIKDV; encoded by the coding sequence TTGAACTATGAAATCGTAAATTTTTCGGGCGGTTTTGAACTTCTGAAGCCCGCTTCCGCTTTCCTGAAAAGCGCCGGAGCGCTCTCTTTGAAGGTTCTTTTTGCCCTGCTCACCGAAGGCGGCGGTTCGTCGGAGGCGATGGCCGCGCGATTCGGATGCGAAGACAAAGAGATCCGGGATGCGCTTGCCTACTGGATCGACTGCGGCCTTTTTTCGCGCTGCGGCGGAAAACTCGCCTTTGCCGAACTGCCCGAGCAGAAGAAAACAGTTCAAAAACCGCTCCCGGCCAGCATCGCGGCGGTTCCGGCCATGACTTCGGACGAAGCCGCGAAACGCATCCGCGAAAATGAGGAATTGAAATTTCTGATCGAGCAGATGCAGCGGTGTTTCGGCCGGCTGCTCACTCAGAACGAGGTCTCCCAGACCATCTCGGTATGCGACTATTCGGGGCTTCCCGTCGACGTGATGATTTTGCTCGTCGGCTACAGCGCCTCGGTCGGAAAGACCTCGATGGCTTACATCAAGAAAGTCGCGATGGATTGGGGAGAGCGCGGCATCGTCACCCAGCAGCAGGCCGACGAACAGCTCAAAGCCCTTGCCTCTCAGTCGAGAGCCGACGAGATTGTCACGAAGGCGCTCGACGTCACCGGCAGAAATCTCGTCGCCCGCGAGCGCGAATACGCAAACGACTGGGTCGCCGTCCTCGGTTTTGACGGCGATATGCTCGCAGAGGCCTATTCCCAGTGCGCGCTCGCGACCGGAAAAAGGGATTTTCGATACATTGATAAGATTTTACATAACTGGAGCGAGAACGGAATCGCCACCCTTGAGCAGGCGAAAACCTTCAAACAGAGCCGTTTTTCGAAGACCTCCCGCAAAAAGGCGGACGAAGAGGCGAACGGCGAATTTTTGAAAAACGCCTTGTCTATTAAGGACGTTTGA
- a CDS encoding ATP-binding protein: MNEEILRKAADELAAVRERNLREQQRRFEECRRLNSRFFDISAENCELAAAMVRVALSGNTDNLPPLKDRSLALRAEQEKLLKALGKPENWLDAIFSCPVCKDTGITDGKRCGCVQKLIAEINTKTLNARSPMKLHTFEEFDLSYYDDKPDPKLGESPRARMTQIYNKLRGYAANFSPASRSLLLWGQPGLGKTHLALSVASVVLSRGFSVAYIPANDLFSQLDRERFSNDEENETLKTALNCDLLILDDLGTEYLNAFIQSQLYTIVNDRLLARKPTIISTNLEPGELDERYPRRLVSRVMGEYADFLLTGKDVRIIKKYK; this comes from the coding sequence ATGAACGAGGAGATCCTGCGCAAAGCGGCGGACGAACTCGCCGCCGTCCGCGAACGGAATCTGCGCGAGCAGCAGCGGCGTTTTGAGGAATGCCGTCGGCTGAATTCGCGCTTTTTTGATATCTCCGCCGAAAATTGTGAGCTTGCCGCCGCCATGGTGCGGGTCGCTTTATCCGGCAACACCGACAATCTCCCCCCGCTGAAAGACCGGTCCTTGGCGCTTCGCGCCGAACAGGAGAAACTTTTAAAAGCCCTCGGAAAACCCGAAAACTGGCTTGATGCGATCTTTTCCTGCCCCGTCTGCAAAGACACCGGCATCACCGACGGCAAGCGCTGCGGCTGCGTTCAGAAGCTGATCGCCGAAATCAACACCAAAACTCTGAACGCCCGCTCACCGATGAAGTTACATACCTTTGAGGAATTCGACCTCTCTTATTACGACGATAAACCCGACCCGAAACTCGGAGAGTCGCCGCGCGCAAGAATGACCCAGATTTATAACAAACTGCGCGGTTATGCCGCCAACTTTTCTCCGGCTTCCAGGAGCTTATTGCTCTGGGGCCAGCCGGGACTCGGAAAGACCCATCTTGCCCTCTCGGTCGCATCGGTCGTATTATCCCGCGGTTTCTCGGTCGCCTATATCCCCGCAAACGACCTGTTTTCTCAACTTGACCGTGAGCGTTTTTCAAACGACGAGGAGAACGAAACGCTCAAAACCGCTTTAAACTGCGACTTATTAATCCTCGACGACCTCGGCACCGAATACCTCAACGCCTTTATCCAGTCGCAGTTATACACCATCGTCAATGACCGGCTGCTCGCCCGAAAACCCACGATCATCAGCACCAACCTCGAACCCGGCGAACTCGACGAACGTTACCCGCGCCGGCTGGTCTCGCGCGTCATGGGTGAATACGCCGATTTTCTGCTCACCGGAAAAGATGTCCGAATCATCAAAAAATATAAATGA